A portion of the Paenibacillus hamazuiensis genome contains these proteins:
- a CDS encoding sulfatase-like hydrolase/transferase, which produces MKRPHIVLFNPDQWRGDVLGHMGNHAAVTPNLDRFVASDAVSFRSAFCQNPVCTPSRCSFMSGWYPHVRGHRTMYHMMQPNEPVLLKTLKDAGYFVWWGGKNDLVPAKNGFDAYCDIKYVPERKPKPPFGGDLRRGEPGSDTYYSFYVGKIETDQDESFYYDSDWANILGAVDFIKNAPEDRPLCIYLPILYPHPPYAVEESWYNKIDKSLLPKRIAADRLQGDKPSMLSGLRERYNMQSWTEDRWTELRATYYGMCARVDHQFGLVMDALKEAGIYDDTAVFFFSDHGDFTGDYGLVEKTQNTFEDCLTRVPFIVKPPSYAPVKPRVSEALVELVDLAATVHDYAGIAPDYTLFGKTLASVIAGETDEHRDAVFCEGGRLHGEFHCNESAPANADPSMLYWPRGEMQRSEGPEHTKATMVRTKQYKYVRRFYEADELYDLEHDPGETENKINDRTLAPVLLGLKERMLDFYQMTCDVVPHQRDAREK; this is translated from the coding sequence TTGAAGAGACCGCATATCGTTTTATTCAATCCCGATCAATGGAGGGGCGACGTCCTGGGACACATGGGCAATCACGCCGCTGTAACGCCTAATCTGGATCGTTTTGTCGCAAGCGACGCCGTTTCCTTCCGCAGCGCCTTCTGCCAAAACCCGGTTTGCACGCCGAGCCGATGCTCGTTTATGTCCGGTTGGTATCCGCATGTAAGAGGGCACCGCACGATGTACCATATGATGCAGCCGAACGAGCCGGTGCTGCTGAAAACACTCAAGGACGCCGGATATTTCGTTTGGTGGGGGGGCAAAAACGACCTCGTTCCGGCCAAAAACGGCTTCGATGCGTATTGCGATATCAAATACGTGCCCGAACGTAAACCAAAACCTCCGTTCGGCGGCGATTTGCGAAGAGGGGAGCCCGGCAGCGATACGTATTATTCTTTCTATGTCGGGAAGATTGAAACGGATCAAGACGAGTCATTTTATTACGATTCGGACTGGGCCAATATTTTAGGAGCTGTCGATTTCATTAAAAATGCCCCTGAAGACCGGCCGTTGTGCATCTACCTGCCGATCCTGTACCCTCATCCTCCATATGCGGTGGAAGAGTCGTGGTACAATAAAATCGACAAGTCTCTTCTGCCGAAACGAATCGCGGCGGACCGGCTCCAAGGCGACAAGCCGTCCATGCTCTCAGGGCTTCGGGAGAGATACAATATGCAAAGCTGGACGGAGGACCGATGGACGGAGCTTCGCGCCACGTATTACGGGATGTGCGCTAGGGTGGATCACCAGTTCGGATTGGTCATGGATGCGCTTAAAGAAGCGGGCATATATGACGATACGGCGGTATTTTTCTTCTCGGATCACGGCGATTTCACCGGCGATTACGGGCTCGTCGAAAAAACGCAAAACACGTTCGAGGATTGCTTGACCCGCGTGCCGTTTATTGTGAAGCCGCCGTCGTACGCCCCGGTCAAGCCGAGAGTCAGCGAAGCGCTGGTAGAACTGGTCGACCTGGCGGCGACTGTGCACGATTATGCGGGCATTGCGCCGGATTACACGCTGTTCGGAAAGACACTTGCTTCGGTTATTGCCGGTGAAACCGACGAACACCGGGATGCCGTATTTTGCGAGGGCGGCCGGCTGCATGGCGAATTTCACTGCAACGAATCGGCCCCGGCCAACGCCGACCCATCGATGCTGTATTGGCCAAGAGGCGAGATGCAGCGCAGCGAAGGGCCGGAGCATACGAAAGCGACGATGGTGCGCACGAAACAATACAAGTACGTACGCAGATTTTATGAAGCCGATGAACTATATGATCTGGAGCACGATCCCGGAGAAACCGAAAACAAAATAAACGATCGTACATTGGCGCCTGTTTTGCTTGGTTTGAAAGAAAGAATGCTCGATTTCTATCAAATGACCTGCGACGTTGTGCCACACCAAAGAGATGCCAGAGAAAAGTAA
- a CDS encoding sulfatase — MSQPNILLIMVDQFRFDWMSCAGTDFVDTPYIDRIAARGIRFPRAACNSPVCGPSRCSLAAGVYPHRVGNLENFVNYPSERATYYQALRRAGYRVAIVGKSDLHKGDHFYGMDGDLPFMYHLGFTDPHETEGKMNAAFRRNRLMSFDLDPGDDSHIAGPYQRYLRDRGLLTAFTEDYRRRFADWKFWNAWPSPLPAEHFHDSYIGRKSCEFLERVPAESPWHLFVSFVGPHDPWDAPAEYVDAFANKTFPASIGDDLDKKPEWIRKKSKKHSAGMSADDLNNVKRHYGAAIKLIDDWVGQILDNLERKGLSDNTVVIFCADHGEMMGDHGLFQKSTMYEGALRIPLIIADPREARAGTSDSLAELMDLHPTILELAGIEYSQSRLDARSLVPQLKRGTEPHKAFQFSELNNTRMIFDGRYKFIENHNDINELYDLQEDSHELVNIIEEHPGLAQRLMGEMRLLRK, encoded by the coding sequence ATGAGCCAGCCTAACATTTTACTCATCATGGTCGATCAATTCCGTTTCGATTGGATGAGCTGCGCAGGCACCGATTTTGTGGATACCCCGTACATCGACCGGATCGCCGCCAGAGGCATTCGATTCCCCAGAGCCGCCTGCAACAGCCCCGTTTGCGGACCGAGCCGCTGTTCGCTCGCGGCAGGCGTGTACCCGCATCGAGTAGGAAACCTGGAAAATTTCGTGAATTACCCTTCGGAGCGGGCGACCTACTACCAAGCGCTAAGGCGGGCGGGTTATCGCGTAGCGATCGTCGGGAAAAGCGATCTGCATAAAGGAGATCATTTTTACGGAATGGACGGGGATCTCCCCTTCATGTATCATCTCGGCTTTACGGATCCTCATGAAACCGAAGGCAAGATGAACGCGGCGTTTCGCCGCAATCGCCTGATGAGTTTTGATCTTGACCCGGGCGATGACAGCCATATCGCCGGGCCATATCAACGTTATTTGCGCGATCGCGGGCTGCTCACCGCATTTACCGAAGATTACCGCCGGCGTTTTGCGGACTGGAAGTTTTGGAACGCTTGGCCGTCGCCGCTTCCGGCGGAACATTTTCATGACAGCTATATAGGGCGCAAATCATGCGAGTTTCTGGAGCGTGTTCCCGCTGAATCCCCATGGCACTTGTTCGTCAGCTTCGTCGGGCCGCACGATCCGTGGGACGCCCCGGCCGAATATGTCGATGCCTTTGCAAACAAAACGTTCCCTGCTTCAATCGGCGATGATCTCGATAAAAAGCCGGAGTGGATCAGGAAAAAATCGAAAAAACATTCGGCCGGCATGTCCGCCGATGATCTTAACAACGTGAAACGGCACTACGGCGCAGCTATCAAGCTGATCGACGACTGGGTGGGGCAAATTCTCGACAACTTGGAACGGAAGGGACTGTCCGACAATACGGTGGTCATCTTTTGCGCGGATCATGGGGAGATGATGGGGGATCACGGGTTGTTTCAAAAAAGCACGATGTACGAAGGTGCTCTGCGCATCCCGCTTATCATTGCCGATCCGCGGGAGGCTCGCGCCGGAACAAGCGATTCGCTTGCGGAATTAATGGACCTGCATCCGACTATTTTGGAATTAGCCGGCATTGAATACTCTCAAAGCCGATTGGACGCCCGGTCGCTCGTTCCGCAATTGAAACGGGGGACGGAGCCGCACAAAGCTTTTCAATTCAGCGAGCTGAACAATACGCGCATGATCTTCGACGGCAGATACAAGTTTATCGAAAATCACAACGACATAAACGAACTATACGATCTGCAGGAAGACTCCCATGAGCTGGTCAATATCATCGAAGAACATCCTGGGCTGGCGCAGCGGTTAATGGGTGAAATGCGGCTTCTGCGAAAATAA
- a CDS encoding chitobiase/beta-hexosaminidase C-terminal domain-containing protein produces MKSAIWRTIRPAGRCWSGFAAYWTIGAANMTCGATCRKSGWWRKCGPEAFSRKRPRLFLYRSSVLPGIEPSNEGVYGEPTAVMLHSATQGASIAYTIEEGPNPRWKLYPGPIALPPGATAIRAKAVRIGYKDSEEAAASYVVEL; encoded by the coding sequence ATGAAATCCGCAATTTGGCGGACGATCCGGCCTGCCGGGAGGTGCTGGAGCGGCTTCGCGGCGTATTGGACGATTGGTGCGGCAAATATGACGTGTGGGGCGACGTGCCGGAAGAGCGGATGGTGGCGCAAATGTGGCCCGGAGGCGTTCAGCCGCAAACGGCCGCGCCTATTTTTATACCGATCAAGCGTCCTGCCGGGCATCGAACCTTCAAACGAAGGCGTATACGGCGAGCCGACGGCGGTTATGCTGCATTCGGCAACCCAAGGCGCTTCCATCGCTTACACGATCGAGGAGGGGCCGAACCCGCGATGGAAGCTGTACCCCGGCCCGATTGCGCTGCCTCCGGGGGCGACGGCGATTCGCGCCAAGGCGGTCCGCATCGGCTATAAAGACAGCGAGGAAGCGGCTGCTTCTTACGTGGTGGAATTGTGA
- a CDS encoding sulfatase, with amino-acid sequence MRILFLDLDSTSPDHLGCYGYHRNTSPNIDKIAAEGVRFTNYYTSDAPCAPSRTALMSGKFGIINGLVGHGGTAGDMKLEGKDRELMGKLTRGGSLPSYLGLAADLNTVLISPFAQRHSTFHFYAGFNEIMNTGRYGNESAEHVTPVALDWIERNAARDDWFLYINYWDPHTPYRAPMEFGNPFENDPLPEWITEEVLERHKQAVGSHCVHELNIDHRNRRYNNDTSPNFPRHPGEIQNMDDMRKMIDGYDCGIRYMDEHLGRLFAALEEQGVMDELIIIISADHGENMGQLGIYGEHATADQGTCRIPMIIRWPGMKKGIVDDGLHYHLDLLPTLAEMLDTPPVPDWNGASYAPVLKDGVDSGRDYLVVSQCAHVAQRSVRFRDWIYIRTYHDGFHLFDEEMLFNLTEDPKEQFNVAAQRKDICHEAVYYLNRWHDEMMRRNVDAVDPLWTVIKEGGPFHAKGYLPGYVQRLEETGRGHLAQELIRRHPEEFPKAPNPVLGQLQAKISARMAGK; translated from the coding sequence ATGAGGATATTGTTTCTCGATTTGGATTCGACAAGCCCGGACCACTTGGGATGTTACGGTTACCATCGAAATACGTCGCCGAATATTGACAAGATCGCCGCGGAGGGCGTCCGGTTCACGAATTATTATACGTCCGACGCTCCGTGCGCTCCGTCCCGGACGGCACTGATGAGCGGCAAGTTCGGCATTATCAATGGCTTGGTCGGTCACGGAGGGACGGCCGGCGATATGAAGCTGGAAGGGAAAGACCGCGAGCTGATGGGCAAGCTGACGCGAGGAGGATCGCTTCCGTCATACCTGGGGTTGGCAGCGGATTTGAACACGGTATTGATCAGCCCGTTTGCGCAAAGACATTCGACCTTCCACTTTTACGCGGGCTTTAACGAGATCATGAACACGGGCAGATACGGCAACGAATCCGCCGAGCATGTGACGCCGGTCGCGTTGGACTGGATCGAGCGCAATGCAGCGCGGGATGATTGGTTCCTGTACATCAATTACTGGGATCCGCATACGCCTTACCGGGCCCCGATGGAGTTCGGCAATCCGTTCGAGAACGACCCGCTACCGGAATGGATAACCGAGGAAGTGCTGGAAAGGCACAAGCAGGCGGTCGGCTCGCATTGCGTTCATGAGCTGAATATCGATCATAGGAACAGAAGATACAACAACGACACGTCTCCGAACTTCCCGCGGCACCCGGGGGAAATTCAGAATATGGACGATATGAGGAAGATGATCGACGGATACGATTGCGGCATCCGCTACATGGACGAACATCTGGGCCGGCTGTTTGCGGCATTGGAAGAGCAAGGGGTGATGGACGAGCTGATCATTATCATTTCCGCCGACCATGGCGAAAATATGGGGCAGCTCGGCATCTACGGCGAACACGCCACCGCCGACCAGGGCACCTGCCGCATCCCGATGATTATCCGCTGGCCGGGCATGAAGAAGGGCATAGTTGACGATGGCTTGCATTATCATCTCGATCTGCTGCCGACTTTGGCGGAGATGCTGGACACCCCGCCCGTGCCGGACTGGAACGGTGCGAGCTACGCTCCGGTGCTGAAGGATGGCGTGGACTCCGGGCGCGACTACTTGGTCGTATCGCAATGTGCGCACGTCGCCCAACGCAGCGTCCGTTTCCGCGACTGGATCTATATTCGCACTTATCATGACGGGTTTCATCTGTTCGATGAGGAAATGCTGTTTAATCTGACTGAAGATCCCAAAGAACAGTTCAATGTCGCTGCGCAGCGAAAAGATATTTGCCACGAAGCGGTGTATTACTTGAATCGTTGGCATGACGAAATGATGCGCAGAAACGTCGACGCGGTCGATCCGCTGTGGACGGTCATCAAAGAAGGCGGACCTTTTCATGCGAAAGGTTATTTGCCGGGCTACGTTCAGCGGCTGGAGGAAACGGGCCGCGGCCATCTCGCGCAGGAGCTGATCCGCAGGCATCCCGAAGAGTTCCCGAAAGCGCCGAACCCCGTGCTGGGGCAATTGCAGGCCAAGATAAGCGCCAGAATGGCCGGAAAATAA
- a CDS encoding extracellular solute-binding protein produces MKKKMTVLCAVIISIGSVIGCSKQDAGAPAAQKAGGQTAAANDLGEKLTITWMARSFQGGGWPDDHPMIKEINKKFNVDLKIQWVPAANYKEKLNVLAASNEFPDMFLVLNPEFNKWKKQGLFLDLQPLLKDYPNLAKIPADALNRLNPKGKVLGLPYYITETRDSLSVREDWLKKLGLSAPKTLDEFYEVAKAFATKDPDGNGKQDTTGFTFYIDTTQNTPKDVEFIMAGFGLANQWKDVNGKLVPYQTQVEEWKNFLTFMNKAYNEGVLDKDFAVNKIRSTVEKFEGNKVGFAYLNPNEWGTHVTNVTKLDPNAAPVAFEPPAGPTGLRGTSNIDMLDKNVINAKIDPKKQKRILMIMDYFLSPEGSDFIKHGIEGVHYKKVSNDKYEKLEAADKDRQDLLNNWVFRPFDPSIKFYKWEDPSQHQRIKDMFAQNAKYKWVNAAAGLDSDTMNRVGANLNIKFMEMVSKIIMGREPVSAIEKASQDWLSGGGNKIIEEMNKAYTE; encoded by the coding sequence ATGAAAAAGAAGATGACGGTATTGTGCGCTGTTATTATCTCGATCGGCAGTGTGATCGGCTGCTCCAAGCAGGACGCGGGGGCTCCCGCTGCGCAAAAGGCCGGCGGGCAAACTGCAGCCGCAAACGATCTGGGCGAAAAATTGACGATCACCTGGATGGCGCGCTCTTTTCAAGGCGGGGGCTGGCCGGACGATCATCCGATGATTAAGGAAATAAACAAAAAGTTCAACGTGGATTTGAAAATTCAATGGGTGCCGGCGGCGAATTATAAAGAGAAACTTAACGTGCTCGCTGCGTCGAACGAATTCCCGGATATGTTCCTGGTGCTCAATCCGGAGTTCAATAAATGGAAGAAGCAGGGGTTATTCCTGGATCTGCAGCCCTTGCTGAAAGATTATCCGAACCTCGCAAAAATTCCCGCGGATGCGCTAAACAGGCTGAATCCGAAAGGAAAAGTGCTCGGACTTCCGTATTATATAACGGAAACGAGAGATTCGCTGTCGGTACGCGAAGATTGGCTAAAAAAGCTGGGCCTCTCCGCGCCGAAGACGCTGGACGAATTTTACGAGGTCGCCAAGGCGTTTGCGACGAAAGATCCGGACGGTAACGGCAAGCAGGACACGACCGGATTTACGTTCTATATCGATACGACTCAAAATACGCCCAAAGACGTTGAATTTATTATGGCCGGTTTCGGTCTCGCGAATCAATGGAAAGATGTGAACGGAAAGCTGGTGCCTTACCAGACGCAGGTGGAAGAGTGGAAAAATTTCCTGACGTTTATGAACAAGGCATATAACGAAGGCGTGTTGGACAAGGATTTTGCCGTGAACAAGATCAGATCCACGGTCGAAAAATTCGAAGGGAACAAGGTGGGCTTCGCTTATTTGAATCCGAATGAGTGGGGTACGCATGTGACCAACGTGACCAAGCTCGATCCGAACGCAGCGCCTGTCGCGTTTGAACCCCCGGCAGGTCCGACCGGCCTTAGAGGAACCAGCAACATCGATATGCTCGACAAAAACGTCATCAACGCGAAGATCGATCCGAAAAAGCAGAAACGCATCCTGATGATTATGGATTATTTCCTTTCCCCGGAAGGCTCGGATTTCATCAAACACGGGATCGAAGGGGTGCATTACAAGAAAGTTTCCAACGACAAATACGAGAAGCTGGAAGCTGCGGACAAAGACCGTCAGGACTTGCTCAACAACTGGGTATTCCGTCCTTTTGATCCGAGCATCAAATTTTACAAATGGGAAGACCCGTCCCAGCACCAAAGGATTAAGGACATGTTTGCGCAAAACGCGAAATACAAGTGGGTCAATGCGGCGGCCGGGCTCGATTCCGATACGATGAACCGGGTCGGAGCGAATTTGAATATCAAATTTATGGAAATGGTATCCAAGATCATCATGGGACGCGAGCCGGTATCGGCCATTGAGAAAGCTTCGCAAGATTGGTTGTCGGGCGGCGGCAATAAGATCATTGAGGAAATGAACAAAGCTTATACGGAATAA
- a CDS encoding cache domain-containing sensor histidine kinase, which produces MKRLWMRFPIKMSMVVLFMGLSLVSISLMGLFSHINYSNAVKQDFHTVTDEATKRLNHHIEFYFEQLSKSTKLLANADLIQAWFDGSRKLTAFDTDEIEAQLRRNVALNNTEVAGIFLKSFDNRILAMRSYYSSEPDFTGEPWYNVPFSEQKVLLPTHTITYPQQTGMAVVSMITPVYSQTTLAPIGSIIIDLSLKEIEATLERSKIGETGQFMLLSQDDTIVYHSNKEWRGRKLSETPLRAIGIPGEGDVGTQTYEGKKVLISTSSSKVSGWKVVAIVPFDEMASGLYTARNSTIIAFVLIAVMVMLLVPLVSDLFVNPVLHLKHNMDKVFQGNYGTRAEFYPSRNEFQKLNYSFNKMVEQLDEQLGTISNLKLQEIHARLRQKEAYIQALQNQINPHLLYNSLDVIKSIGYIHNDELVVSMAGNLADVYRYTAKISDNEVTLKEELSILEKYLEITHIRFPKKFQSRITVNPKFHDCLLVKLTIQPIVENAVKYAVEPRGGNAAIIVSAYSDEDDLIIEIADNGEGMVEEKQLEIIERLNRIVLGTGEHDSIRSESLGLANVHTRLLLKYGERYGLHLSTFQGRGTVVSIRIPMRFGCA; this is translated from the coding sequence ATGAAGCGGCTATGGATGCGGTTTCCGATCAAAATGAGCATGGTCGTTTTATTTATGGGACTCAGCCTGGTCTCCATCAGCCTGATGGGCTTGTTCTCGCATATCAATTACAGCAACGCCGTGAAACAGGATTTTCATACGGTGACCGACGAAGCGACGAAAAGGCTGAATCACCATATCGAATTTTACTTTGAGCAGCTGTCCAAATCGACCAAGCTGCTGGCGAACGCGGATCTGATTCAAGCCTGGTTTGACGGCAGCCGAAAGCTGACAGCGTTTGACACGGATGAGATCGAAGCGCAGCTGCGGCGAAATGTCGCTCTAAATAATACCGAAGTCGCCGGCATATTTTTAAAATCGTTCGATAACCGGATTTTGGCGATGCGCAGCTACTATTCGTCGGAGCCCGATTTTACCGGGGAGCCGTGGTATAACGTCCCGTTTTCCGAGCAGAAGGTGCTGCTGCCCACCCATACGATCACGTACCCGCAGCAAACCGGGATGGCGGTCGTTTCCATGATCACCCCGGTGTACAGCCAAACGACGCTGGCCCCGATCGGTTCGATCATCATCGACTTGTCGCTCAAAGAAATCGAAGCCACCCTGGAGCGCTCGAAAATCGGCGAGACCGGGCAGTTTATGCTGCTTTCGCAGGACGATACGATCGTATACCACTCCAATAAGGAGTGGCGCGGCCGCAAGTTATCCGAAACGCCGCTTCGCGCCATCGGCATTCCGGGGGAAGGAGATGTCGGGACGCAAACGTACGAAGGCAAAAAGGTGCTGATCTCCACGAGCAGCTCCAAGGTTTCCGGCTGGAAGGTCGTGGCGATCGTTCCGTTTGACGAAATGGCGAGCGGGCTGTACACGGCCCGGAATTCCACGATCATAGCTTTTGTCCTCATTGCCGTCATGGTGATGCTGCTTGTGCCCTTGGTATCCGATCTTTTCGTCAATCCGGTGCTTCATCTGAAACATAACATGGATAAGGTGTTCCAGGGCAACTACGGGACGAGAGCGGAATTTTACCCGAGTCGCAACGAATTTCAAAAGCTGAACTACAGCTTTAACAAAATGGTCGAGCAGCTTGATGAGCAGCTCGGTACGATTTCAAACCTGAAGCTGCAGGAAATTCATGCCCGATTGCGGCAAAAAGAAGCGTACATCCAAGCGCTGCAAAACCAGATCAATCCGCACCTGCTGTACAACTCGCTGGATGTGATCAAAAGCATAGGGTATATCCACAATGACGAACTTGTCGTCAGCATGGCCGGCAACCTGGCCGACGTATACCGCTACACGGCGAAAATTTCCGACAATGAGGTCACGTTGAAAGAAGAACTGAGCATTTTGGAGAAATATTTGGAGATTACACATATCCGTTTTCCTAAGAAGTTCCAAAGCCGCATCACCGTGAACCCGAAGTTTCATGATTGCCTGCTTGTCAAGTTGACGATCCAGCCGATCGTGGAAAATGCCGTGAAATACGCGGTAGAGCCGAGAGGCGGAAATGCGGCGATTATCGTCAGCGCATACAGCGACGAAGACGACTTGATTATCGAAATCGCCGATAACGGCGAGGGGATGGTGGAGGAGAAGCAGCTGGAAATCATCGAACGGCTGAACCGGATCGTGCTCGGCACCGGCGAACACGATTCCATTCGCTCGGAGTCGCTCGGCCTCGCCAACGTGCATACCCGCTTGCTTTTAAAATATGGAGAACGGTACGGGCTTCATCTGTCGACTTTTCAAGGCCGGGGCACGGTGGTTTCCATACGCATCCCTATGAGATTCGGCTGCGCCTAG
- a CDS encoding response regulator transcription factor yields MYHVLVAEDEHWIRSGIVEMIDRIGGGFKVVGEAENGTEAWNLIQELNPTVLITDIMMPQMDGLSLIKQIDEMKFPIVSIIISGYDNFAYAQQGIRYGVSEYLLKPVRQEMLQEALEKSIYRLEMLHPVHEQLMQIQAFIDRIQSMDALQLNAEQLQLTQSILKNRQSHPSFRLGLLRILAGKISDLLEFFDPEYVKIPVDGGSEESLKRHIQQLTELWCKISQTQHNKRSFRLVIKQACDYAEKFYMQEISLSQISEHVGLSVSHFSALFKQQTGDSFVNYMNRIRIDKAKQLLLEPDLKIYQVADMVGFSSIPYFTRVFKNMTGLSPNEFRKGMGI; encoded by the coding sequence ATGTACCATGTGTTGGTGGCCGAAGACGAGCACTGGATCCGCAGCGGAATCGTCGAGATGATAGACCGGATCGGCGGAGGGTTTAAGGTGGTGGGTGAAGCGGAGAATGGGACCGAAGCCTGGAATTTGATTCAGGAGCTGAATCCAACCGTGCTGATAACCGATATCATGATGCCGCAAATGGACGGTTTGTCGTTAATCAAGCAGATCGACGAGATGAAGTTTCCGATCGTCAGCATCATCATCAGCGGATACGACAATTTTGCCTACGCGCAGCAAGGAATCCGTTACGGCGTATCCGAATATTTGCTGAAGCCGGTTCGGCAGGAGATGCTGCAGGAGGCGCTGGAGAAATCGATTTACCGGCTCGAAATGCTCCATCCGGTACACGAGCAGCTCATGCAAATTCAAGCTTTTATCGATCGAATCCAGTCGATGGACGCGCTGCAGCTGAATGCGGAACAGCTTCAGCTGACCCAATCGATTTTGAAAAACCGGCAGAGCCACCCGAGTTTCAGACTGGGGCTTTTGCGCATTTTGGCCGGAAAAATAAGCGATTTGCTGGAATTTTTTGATCCCGAATATGTAAAAATCCCGGTGGACGGCGGAAGCGAAGAGTCGCTCAAGCGGCATATTCAGCAGCTGACCGAGCTTTGGTGCAAGATCAGCCAAACCCAGCATAACAAGCGATCGTTCCGGCTTGTGATCAAGCAGGCGTGCGATTACGCCGAGAAATTTTACATGCAGGAAATCAGCCTGTCGCAAATTTCCGAGCATGTCGGGCTCAGCGTCTCCCATTTCAGCGCACTGTTCAAGCAGCAAACGGGAGACTCGTTTGTCAACTATATGAACCGGATACGGATTGACAAAGCCAAGCAGCTGCTGCTCGAGCCGGATCTCAAAATATACCAGGTCGCCGACATGGTCGGCTTCTCGTCGATACCGTATTTTACGCGTGTGTTTAAAAATATGACCGGATTGTCGCCGAACGAATTCCGAAAAGGTATGGGCATATGA
- a CDS encoding IS110 family transposase, with protein MDAIRTCCAGLDVHQANVVVCLLKGPLHQKPTKVIREFSTVLSGLLELADWLTEEGCTEIAMESTGIFWQPVYNVLEASCTITLANAAHIKAIKGRKTDMKDAQWIAELHRCDLIRGSFVPPVEIRELRDLTRYRKKLVGHATAERNRILKVLEMANIKLSTFMSDVFGVSGRLMLQALVNGEVIEPAQIADLAKASLRSKIPQLVSALNGRVTKHHRSMIARSLKHLEFLEQSIAELEADMEVYFAPYQRQLELLDSIPGVGEHTAKIILAELGTDMSVFPTEMHLSSWAGLSPGNNESAGKKKVLP; from the coding sequence TTGGATGCGATTCGTACTTGCTGCGCCGGCCTCGATGTTCATCAGGCCAACGTTGTTGTTTGCTTGTTAAAAGGCCCTCTTCATCAAAAGCCGACGAAAGTGATTCGGGAGTTTTCTACGGTACTCTCCGGCCTGCTCGAACTAGCCGACTGGCTCACTGAAGAAGGATGCACAGAGATCGCCATGGAAAGCACCGGCATCTTCTGGCAACCTGTTTACAATGTACTTGAAGCTTCTTGCACCATCACTCTGGCCAACGCTGCCCATATTAAAGCCATCAAAGGCCGTAAAACCGATATGAAAGATGCCCAATGGATCGCAGAACTTCATCGGTGCGATTTAATCCGCGGCAGCTTTGTGCCTCCTGTGGAAATCCGCGAATTGCGAGATTTGACGAGATACCGCAAAAAACTCGTTGGGCACGCTACCGCCGAAAGAAACCGCATCTTGAAGGTTCTCGAGATGGCTAACATTAAGCTCTCCACCTTTATGAGCGATGTTTTTGGCGTTTCCGGCCGTCTCATGCTTCAAGCTCTTGTGAATGGCGAAGTTATTGAACCCGCGCAAATCGCCGATCTTGCCAAAGCCTCTCTGCGCTCCAAGATTCCGCAACTCGTTTCTGCTCTCAATGGTCGCGTCACCAAACACCATCGTTCCATGATCGCTAGATCGCTCAAACATCTCGAATTTCTCGAACAATCCATCGCTGAGTTAGAGGCCGACATGGAAGTATACTTCGCACCGTATCAGCGGCAATTAGAGCTATTGGATAGTATTCCTGGTGTTGGCGAGCATACCGCCAAGATCATCTTGGCTGAACTGGGAACGGATATGTCTGTATTTCCCACGGAGATGCACCTATCTTCTTGGGCAGGGCTTAGTCCGGGCAATAATGAGAGTGCCGGTAAAAAAAAAGTACTACCATAA